The genomic stretch AGTCCGGCAGCCACGCGTGCAGCGGCCACAGCGGCAGCTTGACGGCCATGGCGGTCAGGAAGCCCAGGTACAGCCACGTCTGCGCGCTGCCGGTCACGAGGTTCTGTTTCAGGTCGGTCATGGCGAAGCTGGGGCTGCCGCCCAGGTAGCGCACGCCGATGATGCTGACGAGCATCAGCAGGCTGCCGAACAGCGTGTACGCGGCGAATTTCGTGAGGGCCGCCATGCGCCCGCTCTTGCCGTACATTGCCAGCATCAGGAGGGCCGGGATCAGCGCGTCCTCGAAGAACACGTAGAACAGCATCAGGTCCTGCGCGGCGAAGATGCCGATCAGGCCGGTCTCCATCGCCAGGATCAGCGAGAGCATGGGGCCGGGGTTGGGGATGCGGCGGGCGGCGTACAGGATCGCGATGAACGACATCAGCGCCGTGACGAGCGCCAGGGCGAGACTCACGCCGCCCAGCTGCACCGAGTACGTGATGCCCAGCGGGGGAATCCAGTCCCAGCGGAACAGCTCGGAGCCGCCGCCGCGCCAGATGGCGAGGCCCGCGCCGAGCGTCAGGGCGGCGATGAAGCCCGCGACCTCGTCCCGGAAGGTTTTCGGCGTGACGAGCAGCAGCAGGCTGCCCGCCAGGGGCAGGAAGATCATGAGGGTGGGGAGCCAGTCGGTGAAGGAGTTCATGCGCCGCTCCCGATGGTCTTGAGGGCCCAGTAGCCGATGATCGCGGCGGTGCCGAGCAGCATGCTGACGGCGTAGGCGCGCACGAAGCCGCTCTGCCACAGCGTGAACAGCCCACCGGGGCCGCTGGCATTGCGGGCGACGCCGTTCAGGGCGTCGTCGGTGCCGCGGTCCACGGTGTCCAGCGCGCCCGCGATGGCGCGGCTGGGGGCGGACACGACGTTGTCGTACAGCGCGTCGAGGTACAGGCTGTTGCGGCTGAGGTCACCCAGCGGCCCGGTCGCCAGCGCGCTGCGGCGGTGTGCGAGGAACGCCCAGCCCAGCCCCAGCACGCCCGCGAGGACGGCGAAGACGGTCAGCAGCCACTCGGTCGCGACGGGAATCTCGTGCGCGTGCAGCGGGATCGCCCGACCCAGGTACGAGTCGAAGGCGTGCCCGCCACCCAGGAAGGTGGGGATGTTCAGGAACCCGGCCAGGGTCGCCAGCGCGGCCAGCACGCCCAGCGGGATCTTCGTCAGGGTGTCCGCCTCGTGCGGGTGGCCGTGCCCGCGGTACGTGCCGCGCCACACCAGGAAGTACCAGCGGCCCATGTAGAACGCGGTGAGCAGCGCCACGCCCAGCCCGATCAGGTACAGCGCCGTGTTCTGCTCGTACGCGGCGGCCAGGATGGCGTCCTTGGAGAAGAAGCCGCTCCAGATCGGAATCCCGGCGATCGCCAGCACGCCCGCCACGGACACGAGGTGCGTGAACGGCATGAACCGGTGCAGGCCGCCCATCTTGCGCACGTCCTGCTCGTCGTGCAGCGCGTGGATCACGGCGCCCGCCGCGAGGAACAGCAGCGCCTTGAAGAACGCGTGCGTGAGCAGGTGGAACACGCCCGCCGAGTACGCGTGCAGGCCCACCGCGAGGAACATGTACCCCAGCTGCGACACGGTGGAGTACGCCAGGATCTTCTTGATGTCCGACTGATTCAGCGCGGACAGCGCGCCGTACAGCGCGGTCAGGCCGCCCACCCACGCGACCCACAGGCTGGCGTTCGGGGCGAGGTCGTACAGGAAGTGGCTGCGCGCCACGAGGTACACGCCCGCCGTGACCATGGTGGCCGCGTGGATGAGCGCGGAGACGGGCGTGGGGCCCGCCATGGCGTCCGGCAGCCAGGTCGTCAGGGGCAGCTGACCGCTCTTGCCGACCGCGCCGACCAGCAGGAACAGGCACGCGAGTTCAATGCCCGCCTGCGCCACCTGCGCGCCCTCGACCCGCTCGGCCAGTTCGGGAATGCTCAGGGTGCCGTACAGCTTGAACAGCAGGAACATGCCCAGCATGAAGCCCAGGTCTCCAATGCGGTTCATGATGAACGCCTTGCGCGCCGCGTTGGAGTTGCTGACCGCCTCGGCGTCACTGGCAGCACGCACCTGCGCGTCACTCGCCTCGCTGTTGCGGCCATTGAACCAGAAACCGATCAGCAGGTACGACGCCATGCCCACGCCCTCCCAGCCGACGAACATCAGCGGGTACGAGTCGGCCAGCACCAGGATCAGCATCATCGCCACGAAGAAGTTCAGGAACGCGAAGAACCGCGTGAACTTCGGGTCGTGTCCCATGTACGAGATCGAGTACAGGTGAATCAGGAAGCCCACGCCCGTGATGATCAGCGCCATCAGCGCCGAGAGCTGGTCGAGCCAGAACCCCACCGACAGGTTCGCGTTCAGGGCCATGTTCGGCAGCCACGCCCACAGCACCTCATGGGCGGGCGCACCCTGGTTCAGGTAACGGATGACGGCCACGACGAACGCCGCGCCGACCATCCCGGTCGCCAGCCAGCCCCCGGTCTTTCCGGGGAACAGGCGGGGCAGCACCATCAGGGCCGTGAAGCCCAGCAGCGGCAGGAGGGGCAGCAGGTACAGAGCAGGAAGACTATCCACAGGTTGCCACTCAGCCTTTCAACGCCGCGAGATCGTCCACGTTCGTGGTCTCGCGTTTACGGAAGATCGCGACGATGATCGCCAGCCCGATCGCCACCTCGGCGGCGGCCAGCGTCATCACGATGAACACGGCCGTCTGCCCGGTCGGATCGCCCCACGACCGCGCGAACGCCACCAGCGCGAGGTTCGCGGCGTTCAGCATCAGTTCCACCGACAGGAACACCATGATCGCCGTGCGGCGGGTCAGCACGCCGATCATGCCCAGCGCGAACAGGATCCCGGACAGGCCCAGGTAGAAGGTGGTGGGGACCATCAGGCACGCACCTCCCCTTCTGACATCAGCGCCGGGGCGGCCCCGCTCGGCGCGGCAACCCGTTCCTCACGCGGGGTCCTCACTGGTTCCTCCAGCTCGTCCGGCACGCCGTCCGGCTGCGCGGCCGGACGCTGCACGAGTGCCACCGCGCCCACAATCGCCACCAGCAGCAGGATGCTCACCGCCTCGAAGGGCAGCAGGAACCGCGTCAGGAGGGTCTCCCCCATCACCAGCGCGGACCCGCCCCGCAGCGCCTCGGCCCCCTCGGCCAGCGGGCGCGGGTCCTTGTACGTGAAGGCCAGCACCACGAACGCCCCGGCCAGCAGCGTCCCGCCGATCCCGGCGAGTTCGCGCACGTACGGCACCGGGTCGCGTTCCGTGACTGGCTGGTTGGCGTTCAGGAGCATGATCACGAACAGGAACAGCACCATCACGGCGCCCGCGTACACGATCACCTGCGTTGCGGCCAGGAACGACGCGTTCAGCGTGGCGAACAGGCCCGCCACGCACAGCAGCGTCCCCACCAGCCCCAGTGACGCGTGCACCGCGTTCCTCGCGGCAATGGTGATCACGCCGCCCACGATGGCCAGTGCGCCCAGCAGGATGAACCCCAGCATCATGGGCGGCCTCCGGCCACGGGGAGTGGGGTGTGGGGAGTGGGCAGTGGGAGGAACGCGGGGCGCGGGGCGCGGGGCGCAGGACAACCGTCAACTTTCAACCATCGACCATCGACTCTCACTGGTACGTCACCCCTTCCAGTTCCGCGCGGGGCTGCCCGCCGTCGAGCTGGAAGCCCAGGCGGACAGGTTTACCCTTCCGCTCGGCCTCGCGGCGCTGCGGGACGCTGCCAGTCACGCCGACGAGCATGTCCTCCTTGGCATACACGAAGTCGCGGTACCGGTAGTCGGCCATCTCGAACTCGTTGCCCAGCACGACCGCGCCGGTCGGGCAGGCTTCCTCGCACATGCCGCAGAAGATGCAGCGCAGCATGTTGATCTCGTACACCTTCGCGTAGCGCTCGCCGGGCGACACGGGCGCGGCCGGGTCGTTCTCGGCCGCCTCCACGTAGATGGCGTAGGCGGGGCAGGCGGCGGCGCACAGCGAGCAGCCGATGCACTTTTCCAGATTCGTGCCGGGGTGGCGGGTCAGGATGTGCCGCCCGCGGAAGCGGGGTTGCAGCGTGGCGCGCTGTTCGGGGTAACTGACCGTCACGGGTTTCTGGAACAGTTTCCCCAGCGTGACGCCCATGCCCTTGGCAATTTCAAGAACGCCCATGGTTGGCTCCTGTGGAGGGGTGAGGGGAGGCGCGCATCAGTCGCCTCCGGCGCGGACGATGTCACCTTCGGGGTGGATGCTGGGCTGGTTCCACAGGGTGCGGACGCGGTCGCTCATGACGAGCAGCGCGAGCACGCCCGCGAGGCTGAGGACGCCCAGGAACCACAGGCCGCCCGAGCCGCGGAACGCGAGAAACGCGGCGGTCATGACGGTGTTGGCCAGCGCCAGCGGGAGGACGAGTTTCCAGCCGAAGCGCATCAGCTGGTCGTAGCGCAGTCTCGGGAGGGTGGCGCGCACCCAGATGAACAGGAACAGGAAGAACGCGATCTTCACGATCAGCCAGATCAGCGGCCAGTCCGAAATCCCGGGGATCAGGCCGTTGAGGAACTGCGGGCCCTTCCATCCACCGAAGAACAGGGTGGCCATGACGGCGGACGCGGTGATCATGTTCACGTACTCGGCCATCTGGAACAGCGCCCACTTGATCGCGCTGTACTCGGTGAGGTACCCGGCGACGATCTCCTGTTCGGCTTCCGGCAGGTCGAAGGGCGTGCGGTTGGTTTCCGCGAAGGACGAGATCAGGAACAGCACGAAGCCCAGCGACTGGAAGAGGATCATCCAGCCGTTCTGCGCCTGCCAGCCCACGATGCCGTGAAAGGAGGTGGTGCCGACGATCATCAGCAGGCCCAGCAGGCTCAGGCCCATGCCGAGTTCGTAGCTGATCATCTGCGCGCTGCTGCGCAGGCCGCCCAGGATCGGGTACTTGCTGCCCGACGCCCAGCCGCCCAGGAAGATGCCGTACACGCCCATGCTGGTCAGGGCCAGCAGCGCCAGGATGCCGGTGTCGAGGTTGTACACCCAGGGGTTCTCGCCGAACAGGCTCCCGGCGGGTCCGGCGGGCAGACCGCCGAAGGCGGTCAGGGCCATACCGATGGCGACGATGGGCGCCAGGGTGTACACGAGCTTGTCGGCCAGGGTGACGGTGACGTCCTCCTTGAAGATGCTCTTGATGGCGTCCGCGGCGGGTTGCAGCAGTCCCATGGGGCCCACGCGGTTCGGGCCGGGTCGCAGCTGCATGCGGCCCAGCAGGCGCCGCTCGATCAGGGTCATATACGCGAAGGTGGTCAGCAGCCCCAGGACGACCAGCACGGCCTTGAGCAGCGAGATGAGCAGGGTGGCAAGCCAGTCGGGCATCAGTCGTCCCCTCCGGGTTGAGGGGCCGCCGGCGCGACCGGCAGCGTCCAGCCGCCCTCCACGAGGTCGTGGATGCGCTCGACCCAGTCGCGGTCACGGGAGCGCATGCGCTCGGTCCAGAGTTCTGGCGTGTGGGGCGCGGCGGGAGCCACGAACGTGCGGGCGAAGGTGTGCAGCGCGCCACCCGCCTGAATCCCGGCGGTGTTCACGCCGACGCTTCCCATCAGCAGGGTCTGCGCGCCGCGCTGCCCGCGCGCGGGGGCCTTCACGCCCAGCGCCTCGGCCAGGGCGGTCAGGGTGCGGATCAGGTCGGCGGCCTCGCCGCTCTGGATCGCGGCGGGATTCAGGGGCAGCAGGCGACCTTCGAGGTTCTGCACGGTGCCGCGCTTCTCGTAGTTCGTGACGGCGGGCAGGACCACGTCCGCCAGCTGGGCGGTGGCGGTCAGGTGCGTGTCGTGCACGACCGTGAAGCCCGCCGCGCGCGTGCCGGGGTCCAGGCGGCTGATGAAGGCGGCGGGCACCTCGCCAAGGCGCTCAATGCCCATCCCACCCGCGCGGGGTACGAGGTTCAGCGCGGCCAGGCCGTTGCTGTTCGGCCCGGCAGGAATGGCGATGACCTTCGCCCCGGTGCGCGAGGCGAGGTCCGCCAGCAGTGAGGCCGCCGAGCCGCTCGCGCCGCGCAGGGCGTCCGCACCCAGAATCAGCACAGGGCGCTCGGCGCCGTCCAGCAGGGCGCGCACGGCCTTCAGGTCGTCGGTATCCGGGTGGGCGAGGCGGGTCAGGGCGTTCTCACCGTTCGCGCTGACGCGGTGCCCGGCGTGCCCCCACAGGCGCGACTCGCCGCCGATCACGGCCAGCCGCTCGGGGCGGCGGGCGGGACGTTCCACGAGGCGCAGGTCGGCAATCGCGGTGCCGTGCGCGAACTCGGCCGGGAGCAGGCCGCCGCGCAGCATCTCCAGGATGCGCAGTTCCAGCACCGGCGCTTCCTCGCCCAGGTCGGCGCCCAGCACGACGACGGCGTCGGCGGTCGCCACGTCCGTCAGGGTGGCGGTCGGCGCGATGAACACCGAGTGGCGCGGGAAGTGATCCACGTGCCGGGCGTTCAGGGCGTCCGCCAGGGCCGACAGGGCCGCGCCCTCCTCCAGCGTGGCGTCCGCGCCCACGAACAGGCCCAGGTCCGCCAGCGGCAGGCCCAGCAGCCCGCGGTTGATCGCGGTGATCGCCTCGTCCCAGGTGGCGGGGACCAGCGCGCCGTCCTCATTGCGGATGAGGGGGGTGGGCAGGCGTTCCTCGCTGGCGAACGGGTGCCCGAAGCGGCCCGCGTCGCAGATCCACGCCTCGTTCACGTCGCGGTTCTCGCCCGCCACGATGCGCTCCAGGCGGCCGTTGCGGGCGTCCACCGTGATCGAGCACCCGACCGGGCACAGCGTGCAGGTGGTGGGCGTGTGGTCGTACTCCCAGTTGCGGCCCCGGAAGCGCGCCACGTTGTCCAGCAGCGCCCCCACCGGGCAGATGTCCGTGATGTTCCCGCTGAAGCCCGTGGGCAGCCCGCCCTCCTGCGTGTCGATGAACGTGTGACCGCCGCGCTCGATGAAGTCCAGCACCTCCTGGCCCGGCACCTCCTCGAAGTAGCG from Deinococcus soli (ex Cha et al. 2016) encodes the following:
- the nuoL gene encoding NADH-quinone oxidoreductase subunit L → MVLPRLFPGKTGGWLATGMVGAAFVVAVIRYLNQGAPAHEVLWAWLPNMALNANLSVGFWLDQLSALMALIITGVGFLIHLYSISYMGHDPKFTRFFAFLNFFVAMMLILVLADSYPLMFVGWEGVGMASYLLIGFWFNGRNSEASDAQVRAASDAEAVSNSNAARKAFIMNRIGDLGFMLGMFLLFKLYGTLSIPELAERVEGAQVAQAGIELACLFLLVGAVGKSGQLPLTTWLPDAMAGPTPVSALIHAATMVTAGVYLVARSHFLYDLAPNASLWVAWVGGLTALYGALSALNQSDIKKILAYSTVSQLGYMFLAVGLHAYSAGVFHLLTHAFFKALLFLAAGAVIHALHDEQDVRKMGGLHRFMPFTHLVSVAGVLAIAGIPIWSGFFSKDAILAAAYEQNTALYLIGLGVALLTAFYMGRWYFLVWRGTYRGHGHPHEADTLTKIPLGVLAALATLAGFLNIPTFLGGGHAFDSYLGRAIPLHAHEIPVATEWLLTVFAVLAGVLGLGWAFLAHRRSALATGPLGDLSRNSLYLDALYDNVVSAPSRAIAGALDTVDRGTDDALNGVARNASGPGGLFTLWQSGFVRAYAVSMLLGTAAIIGYWALKTIGSGA
- the nuoK gene encoding NADH-quinone oxidoreductase subunit NuoK, encoding MVPTTFYLGLSGILFALGMIGVLTRRTAIMVFLSVELMLNAANLALVAFARSWGDPTGQTAVFIVMTLAAAEVAIGLAIIVAIFRKRETTNVDDLAALKG
- a CDS encoding NADH-quinone oxidoreductase subunit J; translation: MMLGFILLGALAIVGGVITIAARNAVHASLGLVGTLLCVAGLFATLNASFLAATQVIVYAGAVMVLFLFVIMLLNANQPVTERDPVPYVRELAGIGGTLLAGAFVVLAFTYKDPRPLAEGAEALRGGSALVMGETLLTRFLLPFEAVSILLLVAIVGAVALVQRPAAQPDGVPDELEEPVRTPREERVAAPSGAAPALMSEGEVRA
- the nuoI gene encoding NADH-quinone oxidoreductase subunit NuoI, with the protein product MGVLEIAKGMGVTLGKLFQKPVTVSYPEQRATLQPRFRGRHILTRHPGTNLEKCIGCSLCAAACPAYAIYVEAAENDPAAPVSPGERYAKVYEINMLRCIFCGMCEEACPTGAVVLGNEFEMADYRYRDFVYAKEDMLVGVTGSVPQRREAERKGKPVRLGFQLDGGQPRAELEGVTYQ
- the nuoH gene encoding NADH-quinone oxidoreductase subunit NuoH, which produces MPDWLATLLISLLKAVLVVLGLLTTFAYMTLIERRLLGRMQLRPGPNRVGPMGLLQPAADAIKSIFKEDVTVTLADKLVYTLAPIVAIGMALTAFGGLPAGPAGSLFGENPWVYNLDTGILALLALTSMGVYGIFLGGWASGSKYPILGGLRSSAQMISYELGMGLSLLGLLMIVGTTSFHGIVGWQAQNGWMILFQSLGFVLFLISSFAETNRTPFDLPEAEQEIVAGYLTEYSAIKWALFQMAEYVNMITASAVMATLFFGGWKGPQFLNGLIPGISDWPLIWLIVKIAFFLFLFIWVRATLPRLRYDQLMRFGWKLVLPLALANTVMTAAFLAFRGSGGLWFLGVLSLAGVLALLVMSDRVRTLWNQPSIHPEGDIVRAGGD
- the nuoG gene encoding NADH-quinone oxidoreductase subunit NuoG; this translates as MKVHVDGIEVELPAGTSAIDAVFQSGGDVPYFCAHKYLSPVGACRMCLVESGSPRKNPDGSFVMEGEGDAATPKIFWFPKPMASCTMQATEGMHIRTAKTSEVVAKAQAGMMEFTLLNHPLDCPTCDKGGACELQDRAFEYGYGASRFGFDRRHAEKHYPLSDFVILDQERCIHCKRCVRYFEEVPGQEVLDFIERGGHTFIDTQEGGLPTGFSGNITDICPVGALLDNVARFRGRNWEYDHTPTTCTLCPVGCSITVDARNGRLERIVAGENRDVNEAWICDAGRFGHPFASEERLPTPLIRNEDGALVPATWDEAITAINRGLLGLPLADLGLFVGADATLEEGAALSALADALNARHVDHFPRHSVFIAPTATLTDVATADAVVVLGADLGEEAPVLELRILEMLRGGLLPAEFAHGTAIADLRLVERPARRPERLAVIGGESRLWGHAGHRVSANGENALTRLAHPDTDDLKAVRALLDGAERPVLILGADALRGASGSAASLLADLASRTGAKVIAIPAGPNSNGLAALNLVPRAGGMGIERLGEVPAAFISRLDPGTRAAGFTVVHDTHLTATAQLADVVLPAVTNYEKRGTVQNLEGRLLPLNPAAIQSGEAADLIRTLTALAEALGVKAPARGQRGAQTLLMGSVGVNTAGIQAGGALHTFARTFVAPAAPHTPELWTERMRSRDRDWVERIHDLVEGGWTLPVAPAAPQPGGDD